CTAAGTAATGCTTTAGCAACTAGCACTTATTACTTGCTCACTACAACATCTTATTTGGGAATGAAGTCTGCTACTGAGCATCATTTCGAATGGTTGGGAAATAATCCTAAAATTCTTGAAGCTAATGCGACATTATGTCGAGTTATTGATGACATAGCCACATACGAGGTAGGAAATTACGATCGAATTAACTGTTGAAAATAACTATATATTGAAGCAATATTAATTAAAGCTTATaatattcaaatttatttttctttataggTTGAGAAAAATAGGGGACAAATTGCAACAGGAATCGAGTGTTACAGGAGAGATTATGGTGTATCAACTGAAGAGGCAATGGATAAATTTCGTGAAATGGCTGAGATAGCATGGAAGGATGTTAATGAAGGAATTCTTAGGCCCCTTCCGGTATCCATGAAGTTTTTAACTCGTATTCTTAATCTTGTTCGTCTTATTGACGTTATATATAAACACAATCAAGATGGATACACACATCCACAGAAGGTCTTAAAACCTCATGTTATTGCCCTACTTGTGGACTCCATCAAAATTTGTTGAGCTGCTAATTGTTGGTCATCTTAATTAAGAAATCTTCACTCTCTAATTTGTTGAAAAAGTTGTACTAGATATATATGTTGTATCTTTATGCTGTTGAATAAAGTTGTTAGGGAGCTTCTTTAGCAGTTGTTCTGTGCACTTCCTAACTACGGCCTCCTTAAAACCCTTGTAAGACAATTTGTTTGAAAAAGAATGTCTCTTTTACTTTTTggcaattttttaatttcaactttccacaTGGTATGTTctagaccacaagattaaatgacattttggtacattgtACATATCATTAGTTTTAGACCacaaaatttgaaaatcttttttactttcttaaactccatgGTAAATCAAAagtgaataaataaattgaaacagagggagtacACCTTAAGTCAATTATTGAGTTTGTATGAAGCTTCACATGTAAGGACTCATGGTGAAGATATCTTAGAAGATGCACTCGCTTTCTCCACTACTCATCTTGAATCCAAGGCTCCACATTTGAACTCTCCTCTTAAAGGGCAAGTGACACTTGCTCTTGAGCAATCTTTGCACAAGGGCATTTCTTGAGTAGAGACTCGATTCTTCATATCCTCAATCTACGAAAAGGAGGAATCAAAGAACGATGTGTTGCTTCGATTTGCCAAATTGGATTTCAACTTACTCCAAATGATGCACAAACAAGAACTTGCTGAAGTATCAAGGTGGTGGAAAGGTTTGAATTTCGCGACAACACTTCTATATGCTAGAGATCGAGCAgttgaatattatttttgaacaatTGGAGTGTATTTTGAGACTTAATATTCTCAAGCTCGCGTCATGCTTTCCAAGACTATTGCCATGATTTCAATTGTTGACGACACCTTTGATGCTTATGGTATAGTTAAAGAACTTGAAACATACACAGATGTTATTCAAAGGTATGAATGAACTTCtactcattatatatatatttatatatgtttgtCACGACCCCGACCCGCCATGACTGGCACCCACTCTAACTCTCTGGTGGGAGAATCATTCTAACaaaccaacaataataattgCAATGTATACACAAGCTTAAAGAGGCGGAAGCAggtttaaatcaaagataaatgaTGAGTTACCATAAACTCAAAAACCAACTAATTATCAACCCAAATTATGCGAAAGTAAACAcaccctaggaactgaaagtcatcgtaccaaaactccaAAACTAACAAGTCAAGAACAggagtacaactccaaatagaaacCAGTAACAATAAACCATTGTCTGAACTTCTAAGTACtggaaaagaaaaggactagAAGTAACGATAGAGTCCACGACAGCCTgaaggaatagctcacccttgaactcgaaaaCTCAATCACTCCTCTAGACGAGGTCTCTCCCCAGCCGACTGAATATGCCCTTTACTCaacaaaaattagaacaaaaatagtatcagtacacaaaaacaacggtgtactagtaggatcatgTGGTTAGCAAGTAAGCGGTTGATAgataagtaaattcaacacaatatacatatacagaataagtcaactaataTCAAGTTTaaccaatataaatatatgtcagaacgtgacacccaatccaaatatatgtcagaacgtgacacccgatctgaagataccacaatcacaaatacattcagcatttacaatatttatatcaccaagaacaggttcatcataaAAACAAGCCAGCAAGTGACAATTTCActcataatctagcatgttttcctattcatatacacacatacatatcatGAAGTAATTTAATAAGTATATGAGACACATACGAAAagctagaccatcacctacctcaaattcacgcttcaacaaccttacaatgcaagagccttcTCTTTCCGAGTTCGTTattcttgttcttggtctagaaaacaataaatatatatataaaggatcaacacaatggcctaactatcatgaaatataacacaatcCACACcttaggccaaacccatgattcTAACCTCACCCTAGGGATATTTTCTACCATAAGTttttagttcaaaccctcccccaatgattatccACCATACTTTCTAGGTTTTAGGAAccaaagtatgaatttaaagagtaaaatctttaccttaagcgtggaaaCCCGTGAAAACTTGATAGAAttcgccctaggtcgcctctcAAAGTCCAAGAAATTGATTTTGCAGAAAAAAATCATTCTAGACTTTGTCACAATTTACGTCGCGactatcccgctctggcgggacccatcccgctctggcggaaATAATCTCGCTCCGGTGGATATACGGAAATAGTGAGCTCGGAGTTTGTgatccaagcccccatttcacaacacaaccCCTTttaaagacgtattaaaatatacccttcacgaCAACTTCAATTCCgtgagttttactcgcccgaatgcaaTTCCGCGAAGCCTTAAATGCTCTGTATTGTCCTAGATATCAGCttatccaatcaaattagaggtttaaccttccatcattcacatgatcaccctagacttcacctgaatTAGAATTCGTCAAAGTCTGGCCAAGGTTAAgttttttcgaagttactatcGAAGTTTTCTAGCCGAAATCCTTCCCATTGACCTATTCCTAACAACGGGGACAAGTCGTTACAATGTCCTTTctaaaaaagcataatttaCCTCACCTTTGCAGATGGAATATTAGCAAAATTGATAGACTCTCTGATTACATGAAAATCAGTTATAAGGCTCTTCTTGATCTTTACAAGGATTATGGAAACGTATTGTCTAGGGATGGAAGATCTCATGTTTTCTATCATGCAAAAGAAAGAGTACGTCAAATTACCTTTTTCAATTAATCCCTTAAACTTGAAGCAATAGATATtcaaataattacttttttttttagtggTGGTCTATATAGATGAAAGAAATAGTGAGGAACTTTAACGTGGAGGCCAAATGGTTTATTGAAGGATATATGCCACCTGTTTCTGAGTACCTAAGTAATGCTTTAGCAACTAACACTTATTACTTGCTCACAACAACATCTTGTTTGGGGATGAAGTCTGCTACTGAGCATGATTTTGAATGGTTGgtaaaaaatcctaaaattctTGAAGTTACTGCAACattttgttgagttattgatgACATAGCCACATACGAGGTATGAGTCATTGTATATAAACAAGATAAGTCGatggaaagttaaaattaataCCTCGTGTTATTGtatgatatttgaaaaaattaataacGTGTTTCAACGACTATATATTGAAGGAATATAAAATTTAACCTTTAATGATCTATTTGCATTTCCAGGTTGAGAAAAGTAGGGGACAAATTGGAACAGGAATTGAGTGTTACAGGAGAGATTATGGTGTATCTACTTAAGAAGCAATGGTAAAATTTTGTGAAATGGCTGAGATAGCATGGAAGGATGTTAATGAAGGAATTCTTAGGCTCACTCTTGAATCTATGGGGTTTTTAACACGTATTCTTAATCTTGTTCGTCTTATTgacattatatataaaaaaatcaagatgTATACATACATCCAGAGAAAGTCTTACTGTTATGACGGAAGAACGCAAATccgaaaacaaaaaaaataaataacaccaaaTTTAACGTGAGAAAACCCTTCAAATCGAAGATAACAACCACGGAATCTTTGAGACCCGAATTGCTCCACTATAACAATAAGAGGGTTATAAATATTCTTCTAAATGTCTACACAACAATTGTCAAGCaaggagaagcaatagctacaccaacaaaagtaataagaagaaaaaaaaacccaCCCAAAACAGAGCTACTGTCCGGAACCTAATACATGATGTCTTTTACCTCCAAATACGATCTTCACCGTTCAAATCAAACACTAAGATATTAGGAACACTCAGTAAAAATTTCAGCCCGATCCAACAGTTAATGAATTAGCAAACGTAATTTTAAGGTTACTAGTCGGAGAGGCAAAATTGCTACGAAAAACacccttttcttctctcttctctcttgttgaaagctctctcaaaaacctctcttatATGCCTAATGTCTCTCAAAGACACTACCAATGAGAAATTGCaaaattctctcaaatcatcctatttatagaatgatactttttttaaaagtcAAAACCAACTCCAAATAGGATTATAATTCTAATTCTTTTCCAAATAGAATTGGAAACTAAATTAGGATAATTATTTCAATCCTTCTACAAATAGGATTAGGCCATGAACCTTTGCTAGAACATGGGCCATAGCCCAACACTTACAACCTCACATTATTGCCCTACTTGTGGACTCCATCAAAATTTGTTGAGCTGCCGATTGTTCCAATCCTTCTAAGGATTAGGCCATGAACCTTAGCCCAACACTTATAACCTCACttctatatatttaatttaagaccaaaagattcaaaaaatattgtttacttttttaaactccatgttaagtcaaaacatgacaaacaaattaaaatgacaaacaaattaaaatgacggGAGTATCTATCTAATTATGCTCATATATGTTCTTTGacgaaatatttttaaaaaaaatcaagggACTCCATTAGTTTTCTAAGGTAAAAACTTTTTTATAGTTTTCGTGCATTTTTGCTCGAAAAACTGAAAGACATccattgatttatttttaaactgACAAAGGGCTGGCTGGTTTTTGAACAAATATTCCATGAGCATCGTACCTAAATCTTCGTGTCAATAAGGTATTAAAATGGAACAATGTATGAAATTTGAATTGCTCTTATTTGTTACATAAAAAGACATTTATTCAACAGACAAGCTAGCCCTTGCTAATTGTCGCAATACATTCTTAAATCAATACAATTAAAAAGTTTATACCATTAAGGTTGATAAGGAGTCGCAATCAAATAAAGATCATTTTTTCTAGTGACCGTTAGTCCATCCAATTCAATCAAGTCCAAGTCACTTGGCTCCATGCCATTAGGGAGTTTCCAATCGAAGTGATAAAGCAATTGAGCCAACGGGGAATAAACATTAGCTAAACCAAATGACATCCCGGGACAAGCCCTCTTCCCACCACCAAAGGgaagaaattcaaaattattaCCAATAAAGTCCACAGGGCACTCCTCAAATCTCTCTGGCTTAAAGCTTTCTGCGTCATCCCAATATTTTGGATCTCTTCCTAGTGCCCAAACATTAATCATAACTTTGGTCTTCAGAGGAATAGTGTAGCCGTTTATTTCCGTCTCTTCGTTACATTCTCTTAGGACTGAAAGTGGAACTGGTGGATGAAGTCTTAGAGTTTCTTTAACGACTAACTTTAAGTATTTCAACTCCACAACATCATCATATTTATCTGTAAAGGCTTTTCTCACTTCTGCTTGTGCTTTGGCAAATATACTTGGATTTCTCATCATTTCAGTCATAGCCCATACAGCTGTTGTTGATGAAGTATCTGTTCCACCAATAAACATGTCCTGCATTTTATTTCCATTGTACAATTGGAATTAGATACGGAATTTATCGATAATTCATCCAAAGCATAATAATATTGAATACTTACAACAATAATAGCTTTGATATTGCGGTTGGTGATGGGAAATTGAAGAGTTTCATCCTTCATAAGTCTTAGTAGGATATCAATTAGGTCTTCACCACCATCATCACTAGTACGGTTGTGAGTTGAAAAACTCTTTTTATGCTCATGGATGACATCTTCAACAATTTCATCTACTTTAGTGTGAACCTCTTTCATTTTTTGCTTAACTCCACCAAGACCATGAAGAAACTTGTATGAAGGGAAGATGTCAGCCACATCAAAGCCTTCTGCTAATCTTAAAACTTGTCTAATTGAATTTATAAATATGTCTTGATCCTTTAGTACTTTCCCGAAGGCTGATCTACATATCATGGAGCTCGCGAACCAAACCATCATTTCTGTAAAATTGACGGGTTCTCCACAAGATGAAGATGATCGGATTGAATCGATGAGATGAACAACTTCATCATGTCTCATCGAGTTGAATGATCGGACATTCTTTGCACTCAACAATTCCATCACACAAATCTTACGCATCTGTCTCCAGTAATCACCTGTTGTTAAGGTAGAAATTATCAGGTGTCATAAATATGCAAAACCTAACAAAACAAATCTTGGACAAGGGCGGATCCAAGATTTTTAACTTGTGGTGCTCacttttttaatagaaaattacTATAAGTCACATAATATAAGTGCACAATTATTTAATCGCGATATTTAAAACATTAATGAGCAAAATAAGATTAATACTACCAttacaaaaaaaaggaaaaaaattagcTTGAAGGATGTCTTAacagataagtgtcaaaaatacacCTGAACTATCCCCTTTTTTGAGCttcatacttaaactattgggagtgtgagtttcatacctaaactatcacttattagtttgagaaacacatctCTTTTTTATTTCACTCTAATCATAGTGTGTGatactctcttttttatttaaaaaaaattgcgaCATCACACTCCATAcggacaaaaataaaaattaaataaattattaaaatttattaaaattaaagattaaattattactatttttcgcccaaaaaaattataaaataaaatatccaccactttctctcaccataccccccaccccaattttttatttttatttaatttattttataaaactttttaaaatttttttaccTCATCcccctcaaataataatttagatatttttattttttaaaaaaaatctacccCGCCCACCTAACCCTACgcttaaaaaaatcattttgtgttagatatatacatttGATTTTAGAAAAGTAATTTTTACTTCCCGCAAGACTTttcttcaaataaattttttatttctgttatattaGGTAcgcaaatagaaaaaaatatttctctaaaaatatatgtacatatctaacacaaaatgagaaaaatatttttttaaaaataagagcGGAGGGTTAGATAAGGtgtgtataattttatttttttaaaaaataaaaataataacattttttaggaaggagtggaGGAGATGGTGAAGTAGGGGGAGGTGGTGGAATGcggagcaaaatattttgattttaaaaaaaaatcttttttaaaaaacattccttttttttggatagaaatattttagtttttaactaatagtttatttaattgttGTCAAGGtagaatattttatccatgtgacaaggtttttttcaaaaaatagagagagtgtattacagACACCAatgaggtgtgtttctcaaactaataagtgatagtttaagtatgaaactcacactttcaatagtttaggtataaaactcaaaaaagaaggata
This Solanum dulcamara chromosome 1, daSolDulc1.2, whole genome shotgun sequence DNA region includes the following protein-coding sequences:
- the LOC129886334 gene encoding 5-epiaristolochene 1,3-dihydroxylase-like, yielding MQIFNLASIFLFLYFLFLLRKLKNSNKETKRLPPGPWKLPLIGSMHHIIGENPHHIFRNLAKKYGPLMHLQLGEVSTVVVTSPEMAKQILKTHALAFSSRPKLLATDIITYNGSDIVFSPYGDYWRQMRKICVMELLSAKNVRSFNSMRHDEVVHLIDSIRSSSSCGEPVNFTEMMVWFASSMICRSAFGKVLKDQDIFINSIRQVLRLAEGFDVADIFPSYKFLHGLGGVKQKMKEVHTKVDEIVEDVIHEHKKSFSTHNRTSDDGGEDLIDILLRLMKDETLQFPITNRNIKAIIVDMFIGGTDTSSTTAVWAMTEMMRNPSIFAKAQAEVRKAFTDKYDDVVELKYLKLVVKETLRLHPPVPLSVLRECNEETEINGYTIPLKTKVMINVWALGRDPKYWDDAESFKPERFEECPVDFIGNNFEFLPFGGGKRACPGMSFGLANVYSPLAQLLYHFDWKLPNGMEPSDLDLIELDGLTVTRKNDLYLIATPYQP